From Pempheris klunzingeri isolate RE-2024b chromosome 16, fPemKlu1.hap1, whole genome shotgun sequence, a single genomic window includes:
- the sdc3 gene encoding syndecan-3 gives MKLPWLLALTALLAHAAKGQTWYPSIDDEGSSNDEFYDDEDLYSGSGSGFPEISLRPTSVGVSFTTEEPLLLSTTQATSPAPSASPAAEPSPNPEDPTATPLPTEADGESGVFWDREKELERERERELEWERAREQERQRELELEREKEKQLEREKERERERERVREREREREREREREREREREREKERQRERELERERELERIRAAAAAQTTAAPRSPAAIPVVTTNPATSSAESVTPSTGSDDLSTTEEEEDVYLSPEPTSFYPGFDMETTTEEDIPTTAETTPEPTTAAPTTTTTTTTTAVKTRFSFRPRIPMTTVTQAVPAERTTRPQQPTTAQEGNNEVGAAGPSGDFEIHDDRRNDLGRGIMPVDPDLIGNTVDGGSSAAQLPQKNILERKEVLIAVIVGGVVGALFAAFLVMLLVYRMKKKDEGSYTLEEPKQATVTYQKPDKQEEFYA, from the exons gGTCAGACTTGGTACCCGTCTATCGATGATGAAGGCTCGTCGAATGATGAGTTCTATGACGATGAGGACCTCTACTCAGGCTCCGGCTCTGGCT tTCCTGAGATCAGCTTGAGGCCGACATCGGTGGGTGTGTCCTTCACCACAGAAgagcccctcctcctctccaccacccAGGCCACCAGCCCCGCCCCCTCCGCCTCACCTGCGGCTGAACCGAGCCCCAACCCGGAGGACCCCACCGCCACCCCACTGCCCACCGAGGCCGATGGAGAGAGCGGTGTGTTCTGGGACAGGGAGAaagagctggagagggagagagagagggagttagagtgggagagagcgagagagcaagagaggcagagggaactagagttggagagagagaaggagaaacagcttgagagggagaaagagagggaaagagagagggagcgagtccgggagagggagagagaaagggagagggagcgTGAGCGAGAGAGGGAacgtgagagagagcgagagaaagagaggcagagagaacgTGAgcttgaaagagagagagagttggagCGAATCAGGGCCGCTGCAGCCGCCCAGACCACCGCTGCCCCACGATCCCCTGCTGCCATTCCAGTCGTGACCACAAACCCAGCAACCAGCTCTGCGGAAAGTGTGACACCCTCTACCGGTTCGGATGACCTaagcaccacagaagaagaggaggatgtctACCTGTCACCTGAACCCACATCGTTTTACCCAGGCTTCGACATGGAAAccaccacagaggaagacatCCCAACCACAGCAGAAACCACCCCTGAGCCCACAACAGCTGCacctaccaccaccaccaccaccaccaccaccgctgtCAAGACCAGGTTCTCCTTCAGGCCCAGGATTCCCATGACGACAGTCACTCAGGCGGTACCAGCTGAGAGAACGACCCGCCCACAGCAGCCCACCACTGCACAG gaGGGTAACAACGAAGTGGGTGCTGCAGGACCAAGTGGAGATTTCGAGATCCACGATGATCGCCGCAATGACCTTGGCCGAGGTATTATGCCAGTAGATCCTGATCTGATCGGCAACACGGTGGACGGAGGAAGCTCTGCTGCCCAGCTGCCACAGAAGAACAtcctggagagaaaagaggtgtTGATAG ctgTGATAGTGGGAGGAGTAGTGGGCGCCCTGTTTGCTGCCTTCCTGGTGATGTTGCTGGTGtacaggatgaagaagaaggaCGAGGGCAGCTACACGCTGGAGGAACCCAAACAGGCCACCGTCACCTACCAGAAACCAGACAAGCAGGAGGAGTTTTACGCATAA